The following are from one region of the Epinephelus fuscoguttatus linkage group LG11, E.fuscoguttatus.final_Chr_v1 genome:
- the mfsd2b gene encoding major facilitator superfamily domain-containing protein 2B isoform X1, with protein MATENGRVVTEEQQDELPASGAAAHVQHQTHTRSQSHIQFHPLTHTTTTSTATSQWQPPRALAHTRSHSHTHFNTPSHTQTQKYGCRLTHSLSAMAKGEKGAQGSAGKLIKPTEPLFPKTPQQTELGQKLTLCSKLCFAIGGAPKEVAASATAFFLQIYLLDVAQINAFQASMVLFIGKAWGAVTDPIVGFFITKSRWTKIGRLMPWMVGCTPFLVVSYFYLWFVPPFISGRFIWYLGFYCLYQTLITCFHVPYSALTMFLSTDQKERDSATAYRMTMEVLGTLVGAAIQGQIVASAHTLKHCPPHNMSAGYLGNSSGAEIVKSLVRSQDYLSHSKEVYMIAAGVIGGVFLICTVVMFLGVKERDDPYAPRTEKQIPFHQGFILVMRHGPYLTLTAAFLFITVAIQLVQSNFVLFCTYAADLRDHFQNIVLTILVSAVISIPLWQWFLQRFGKKTAAFCGITWIMPFTLMLVFIPNVVVAYVVAVSSGLSVAASLLLPWSMLPDVVDDFRLANPYSKGHEAIFYSFYVFFTKFAAGISLGVSTLCLEFAGYDTGACKQPAPVVYTLKLLIGAAPVAFIVTGLMILLLYPISEDVRLRNRLCLDELRKQSISSRTAEDLNNV; from the exons ATGGCGACGGAAAACGGCAGAGTTGTcacagaggagcagcaggacGAGCTCCCAGCCTCTGGAGCCGCTGCTCATGTgcaacaccaaacacacacccGGAGCCAGAGCCACATCCAGTTTCACCCTctgacacacaccaccaccacctccaccgcCACCTCCCAGTGGCAGCCTCCTCGCGCTCTTGCTCACACGAGGAGTCACAGTCACACTCACTTCAacactccctcacacacacagacgcagaaGTACGGCTGCCGCCTCACACACAGCCTCTCAGCCATGGCCAAGGGAGAGAAGGGAGCTCAGGGCTCTGCAGGGAAGCTCATCAAGCCCACTGAACCGCTGTTTCCTAAAACACCTCAGCAG ACGGAGTTGGGCCAGAAGCTGACATTATGCAGTAAGCTGTGTTTCGCTATTGGTGGCGCGCCCAAGGAGGTGGCTGCCAGCGCCACCGCCTTCTTCCTGCAAATCTATCTGCTCGATGTCGCTCAG ATCAACGCCTTCCAGGCCTCCATGGTGCTGTTCATTGGTAAAGCCTGGGGTGCAGTGACTGACCCTATTGTCGGCTTCTTCATTACAAAGAGCAGATGGACCAAGATTGGCAGACTCATGCCCTG GATGGTGGGTTGCACTCCGTTTCTGGTGGTCTCCTACTTCTACCTCTGGTTTGTTCCTCCTTTCATCAGCGGCAGGTTCATCTGGTACCTCGGCTTCTACTGCCTCTACCAAACCCTCATCACC TGCTTCCACGTGCCTTACTCTGCTCTCACCATGTTCCTGAGCACGGACCAGAAGGAAAGAGACTCAGCCACTGCTTACC GAATGACAATGGAGGTGCTGGGGACTCTCGTGGGCGCTGCCATCCAGGGCCAGATTGTGGCCAGCGCTCACACTCTGAAGCACTGCCCGCCTCACAACATGTCCGCCGGTTACCTTGGCAACAGCAGCGGGGCAGAGATCGTCAAGAGCCTGGTGCGCTCCCAGGACTACCTGTCACACTCT AAGGAGGTGTACATGATCGCTGCTGGTGTTATAGGAGGCGTGTTTCTCATCTGCACCGTGGTGATGTTCCTGGGAGTCAAAGAGAGAGATG ATCCGTACGCCCCAAGGACCGAGAAGCAGATCCCCTTCCATCAGGGCTTCATCCTGGTGATGAGACACGGGCCGTACCTCACTCTCACCGCTGCGTTCCTTTTCATCACTGTCGCCATTCAG CTGGTACAGAGCAACTTTGTCCTCTTCTGCACTTACGCCGCCGACCTGAGGGATCACTTCCAGAATATAGTGCTGACCATCCTG GTTTCTGCAGTGATAAGCATCCCGCTGTGGCAATGGTTTCTGCAGAGGTTTGGGAAGAAGACGGCAGCTTTCTGCGGCATCACA TGGATCATGCCCTTCACCCTGATGCTGGTCTTCATCCCCAATGTCGTGGTGGCATACGTTGTGGCTGTGTCCTCTGGACTCAGTGTGGCTGCGTCGCTCCTGCTGCCATG gtCCATGCTGCCAGATGTGGTGGACGACTTCAGACTGGCCAACCCATACTCTAAAGGCCATGAAGCCATCTTCTACTCATTCTACgtgtttttcaccaagtttgCCGCAGGCATCTCTCTGGGAGTGTCCACCCTCTGTCTGGA atttgcaggGTATGACACCGGCGCCTGCAAACAGCCTGCTCCGGTGGTGTACAccctgaagctgctgattggtGCTGCCCCAGTGGCCTTCATTGTTACAGGGTTAATGATCCTACTGCTCTATCCGATCAGCGAAGACGTGCGGCTCAGGAACAGACTCTGCCTGGATGAGCTACG GAAACAAAGCATCAGCTCCAGAACAGCGGAAGATCTGAACAACGTGTGA
- the mfsd2b gene encoding major facilitator superfamily domain-containing protein 2B isoform X2, with translation MATENGRVVTEEQQDELPASGAAAHVQHQTHTRSQSHIQFHPLTHTTTTSTATSQWQPPRALAHTRSHSHTHFNTPSHTQTQKYGCRLTHSLSAMAKGEKGAQGSAGKLIKPTEPLFPKTPQQTELGQKLTLCSKLCFAIGGAPKEVAASATAFFLQIYLLDVAQINAFQASMVLFIGKAWGAVTDPIVGFFITKSRWTKIGRLMPWMVGCTPFLVVSYFYLWFVPPFISGRFIWYLGFYCLYQTLITCFHVPYSALTMFLSTDQKERDSATAYRMTMEVLGTLVGAAIQGQIVASAHTLKHCPPHNMSAGYLGNSSGAEIVKSLVRSQDYLSHSEVYMIAAGVIGGVFLICTVVMFLGVKERDDPYAPRTEKQIPFHQGFILVMRHGPYLTLTAAFLFITVAIQLVQSNFVLFCTYAADLRDHFQNIVLTILVSAVISIPLWQWFLQRFGKKTAAFCGITWIMPFTLMLVFIPNVVVAYVVAVSSGLSVAASLLLPWSMLPDVVDDFRLANPYSKGHEAIFYSFYVFFTKFAAGISLGVSTLCLEFAGYDTGACKQPAPVVYTLKLLIGAAPVAFIVTGLMILLLYPISEDVRLRNRLCLDELRKQSISSRTAEDLNNV, from the exons ATGGCGACGGAAAACGGCAGAGTTGTcacagaggagcagcaggacGAGCTCCCAGCCTCTGGAGCCGCTGCTCATGTgcaacaccaaacacacacccGGAGCCAGAGCCACATCCAGTTTCACCCTctgacacacaccaccaccacctccaccgcCACCTCCCAGTGGCAGCCTCCTCGCGCTCTTGCTCACACGAGGAGTCACAGTCACACTCACTTCAacactccctcacacacacagacgcagaaGTACGGCTGCCGCCTCACACACAGCCTCTCAGCCATGGCCAAGGGAGAGAAGGGAGCTCAGGGCTCTGCAGGGAAGCTCATCAAGCCCACTGAACCGCTGTTTCCTAAAACACCTCAGCAG ACGGAGTTGGGCCAGAAGCTGACATTATGCAGTAAGCTGTGTTTCGCTATTGGTGGCGCGCCCAAGGAGGTGGCTGCCAGCGCCACCGCCTTCTTCCTGCAAATCTATCTGCTCGATGTCGCTCAG ATCAACGCCTTCCAGGCCTCCATGGTGCTGTTCATTGGTAAAGCCTGGGGTGCAGTGACTGACCCTATTGTCGGCTTCTTCATTACAAAGAGCAGATGGACCAAGATTGGCAGACTCATGCCCTG GATGGTGGGTTGCACTCCGTTTCTGGTGGTCTCCTACTTCTACCTCTGGTTTGTTCCTCCTTTCATCAGCGGCAGGTTCATCTGGTACCTCGGCTTCTACTGCCTCTACCAAACCCTCATCACC TGCTTCCACGTGCCTTACTCTGCTCTCACCATGTTCCTGAGCACGGACCAGAAGGAAAGAGACTCAGCCACTGCTTACC GAATGACAATGGAGGTGCTGGGGACTCTCGTGGGCGCTGCCATCCAGGGCCAGATTGTGGCCAGCGCTCACACTCTGAAGCACTGCCCGCCTCACAACATGTCCGCCGGTTACCTTGGCAACAGCAGCGGGGCAGAGATCGTCAAGAGCCTGGTGCGCTCCCAGGACTACCTGTCACACTCT GAGGTGTACATGATCGCTGCTGGTGTTATAGGAGGCGTGTTTCTCATCTGCACCGTGGTGATGTTCCTGGGAGTCAAAGAGAGAGATG ATCCGTACGCCCCAAGGACCGAGAAGCAGATCCCCTTCCATCAGGGCTTCATCCTGGTGATGAGACACGGGCCGTACCTCACTCTCACCGCTGCGTTCCTTTTCATCACTGTCGCCATTCAG CTGGTACAGAGCAACTTTGTCCTCTTCTGCACTTACGCCGCCGACCTGAGGGATCACTTCCAGAATATAGTGCTGACCATCCTG GTTTCTGCAGTGATAAGCATCCCGCTGTGGCAATGGTTTCTGCAGAGGTTTGGGAAGAAGACGGCAGCTTTCTGCGGCATCACA TGGATCATGCCCTTCACCCTGATGCTGGTCTTCATCCCCAATGTCGTGGTGGCATACGTTGTGGCTGTGTCCTCTGGACTCAGTGTGGCTGCGTCGCTCCTGCTGCCATG gtCCATGCTGCCAGATGTGGTGGACGACTTCAGACTGGCCAACCCATACTCTAAAGGCCATGAAGCCATCTTCTACTCATTCTACgtgtttttcaccaagtttgCCGCAGGCATCTCTCTGGGAGTGTCCACCCTCTGTCTGGA atttgcaggGTATGACACCGGCGCCTGCAAACAGCCTGCTCCGGTGGTGTACAccctgaagctgctgattggtGCTGCCCCAGTGGCCTTCATTGTTACAGGGTTAATGATCCTACTGCTCTATCCGATCAGCGAAGACGTGCGGCTCAGGAACAGACTCTGCCTGGATGAGCTACG GAAACAAAGCATCAGCTCCAGAACAGCGGAAGATCTGAACAACGTGTGA
- the LOC125897069 gene encoding WD repeat and coiled-coil-containing protein — protein sequence MDLGKAKLLRTGLNTLHQAIHPVHGIAWTDGKQVCLTSLYFINGEVNFGDTNVIGQFEHVFGLFWGPLCCPDSPALLAVQHKKHVTVWQLQLSALEQNKLLCTQTCEMSEPFPLLSQGCVWHPKLDILAVLTKRDTSVLFSVRVDNRRIKADIKGSGLIHCACWTKDGTRLVVAIGSSLHSYIWNDIQKSLVACSFCPIFDVGGYICAIEATGEAQVAVATELPLDKICGLNAGMAFDMPTEAESLQSHGSHVVMSEEDHLIDSRRRSLESERSYIPSSGPLDLTHLLARHRRSDPSPLIHLRRRDTMTGTGQDSSHLILVKYERKVTTSRKVSIPGILVPDIVAFDPRGSTVAVASNTCSMVLVYCITASAMPNIQQISLQTNERPKGVCFLNDKMLLMMVGRQKSNDPAFLPSSNTDKYILRLVAKELMLDGETPIAPSPSPHNHESTSNFCAGIRRHSEHLSKDDKERPGIKDLVLPGGGVVRSPSNRRRLVEEVRSGEPSPVTSSVDFSDRASAVSSASSITVENFDMDHVNRMTSLAVAGQLSRDSSRASSPRLEPADKLHTEPTLPMPEKPPSHAKERALEQLVQNMERLFTRFADVQQCLTEIRDYTQNGKKALSVYPNACEPPYVNVTCQKQLSENVFIDERRPVLLCDGKLCLRALQDLFNLTIVEMMYGPLWIVLVADADGFVPLTFKPKEELTVRNGKRKTTLRTPGSPDSSVPSSPAPGQSPSMNTESST from the exons ATGGACCTTGGTAAGGCAAAGCTGCTTCGGACTGGTCTCAACACTCTGCACCAAGCCATCCACCCTGTGCACGGGATAGCATGGACGGACGGCAAGCAGGTCTGCCTGACATCTCTGTATTTCATCAACGGCGAGGTGAACTTTGGGGACACAAACGTTATTGGGCAGTTTGAGCACGTTTTCGGGCTCTTCTGGGGCCCACTGTGCTGCCCTGACTCCCCTGCCTTGCTGGCTGTTCAGCACAAGAAGCATGTTACCGTGTGGCAACTGCAGCTCAGCGCGCTCGAGCAGAACAAGCTGCTGTGCACTCAGACCTGTGAGATGAGTGAACCCTTCCCGTTGCTCTCACAAGGCTGTGTGTGGCATCCTAAGCTGGACATCCTGGCTGTGCTGACCAAGAGGGACACTTCTGTGCTGTTTTCTGTCAGAGTGGACAACAGGAGAATCAAAGCGGACATCAAAGGTAGCGGACTTATCCACTGTGCTTGTTGGACTAAGGATGGCACACGCCTGGTGGTGGCTATAGGGAGTTCTCTTCACTCTTACATCTGGAATGACATCCAGAAGAGTCTGGTGGCCTGCTCCTTCTGCCCCATATTTGATGTGGGAGGCTACATCTGTGCCATCGAGGCCACGGGGGAGGCTCAAGTAGCCGTGGCTACGGAGCTGCCTCTGGATAAAATCTGTGGGTTAAACGCCGGCATGGCCTTCGACATGCCGACAGAAGCGGAGTCCCTGCAAAGCCACGGCTCGCATGTGGTCATGTCAGAAGAAGACCACCTTATAGACTCGAGAAGACGATCACTTGAATCAGAGAGGTCCTACATCCCCAGCTCAGGCCCTCTGGACCTCACCCACCTCTTAGCGAGGCACCGCCGCTCTGACCCCAGCCCTCTTATTCACCTGCGTCGCAGAGACACCATGACGGGCACTGGCCAGGACTCCTCACACCTCATCCTGGTCAAGTATGAGCGCAAAGTCACTACCAGCCGTAAAGTCAGCATCCCAGGGATTTTGGTTCCAGACATTGTGGCTTTTGACCCACGTGGTTCCACAGTTGCAGTGGCTTCCAACACCTGCAGCATGGTTCTTGTGTACTGCATCACAGCCTCTGCCATGCCGAACATTCAGCAGATCTCTCTGCAGACGAACGAGAGGCCCAAAGGAGTGTGCTTCCTCAACGACAAGATGCTGCTGATGATGGTGGGCAGGCAGAAGTCCAACGACCCTGCCTTCCTTCCATCGTCTAACACAGATAAATATATCCTTCGTCTCGTAGCCAAAGAGCTGATGCTGGACGGGGAGACTCCCATCGCACCATCCCCCTCTCCTCACAACCACGAGTCTACTTCTAATTTCTGCGCAGGGATTAGGAGGCACTCGGAGCACCTATCTAAGGATGACAAGGAGCGCCCAGGGATAAAGGACTTGGTGTTACCTGGAGGGGGAGTTGTTCGTTCACCTAGCAACAGGCGCAGGctggtggaggaggtgaggagcgGCGAGCCCAGCCCCGTCACCAGCTCTGTGGACTTCTCCGACAGAGCATCAGCCGTGTCCAGCGCCTCCTCCATAACGGTGGAGAATTTCGACATGGACCACGTCAACCGCATGACCAGCCTGGCGGTGGCCGGCCAGCTCAGCAGGGACTCCAGCCGGGCCAGCTCTCCTCGCCTGGAGCCTGCAGACAAGCTCCACACGGAACCCACGCTGCCCATGCCTGAAAAGCCCCCGAGCCACGCTAAGGAGCGGGCACTGGAGCAGCTGGTTCAAAACATGGAGAGGCTTTTTACACGCTTCGCAGATGTACAGCAGTGCCTGACAGAAATCAGAGATTATACCCAGAATGGCAAGAAGGCCCTGAGCGTCTACCCCAACGCCTGTGAACCCCCGTATGTCAACGTCACCTGTCAG AAGCAGTTatcagaaaatgtgtttattgaTGAGCGGAGGCCGGTGCTGCTGTGTGACGGGAAGCTGTGTCTGCGTGCCCTCCAAGACCTCTTCAACCTGACTATTGTGGAGATGATGTACG GTCCATTGTGGATCGTACTCGTAGCAGACGCAGACGGCTTTGTGCCTCTGACGTTCAAGCCCAAAGAGGAGCTCACGGTGCGGAACGGGAAGAGGAAAACAACCCTACGGACTCCTGGGAGTCCGGACAGCTCCGTCCCATCCAGTCCGGCCCCTGGCCAAAGCCCCAGCATGAACACTGAGTCTTCCACATAG